Proteins found in one Ctenopharyngodon idella isolate HZGC_01 chromosome 16, HZGC01, whole genome shotgun sequence genomic segment:
- the rxrbb gene encoding retinoic acid receptor RXR-beta-B isoform X1 yields the protein MNSLPPSTSSVSSPVSSVDSPLSAVSSSIGSPGTPSVGYGPISNSQINSSMSVSGLHAVSSSDDVKPPFGLKSVSGSGPVLSQKRMCSICGDRSSGKHYGVYSCEGCKGFFKRTVRKDLSYTCRDNKECLVDKRQRNRCQYCRYQKCLAMGMKREAVQEERQKNKERDGDYEFSSAANEEMPVEKILEAETAVEHRTDLHTDATGSESIFTADLNASSQSECFMSNDPVTNICQAADKQLFTLVEWAKRIPHFSELPLDDQVILLRAGWNELLIAAFSHRSISVKDEILLATGLHVPRDSTHNLGVEAFFDRESAHSAEVGALFDRVLTELVCKMRDMQMDKTELGCLRAIVLFNPDAKGLTSSSEVELLREKVYASLEAYCKQKYPDQQGRFAKLLLRLPALRSIGLKCLEHLFFFKLIGDTPIDTFLMEMLESPH from the exons ATGAACTCCTTACCGCCCTCCACTTCTTCCGTCAGTAGCCCTGTCAGCTCAGTAGATTCGCCACTGTCAGCCGTCAGCTCGTCCATTGGCTCTCCCGGCACCCCATCTGTCGGCTATGGGCCCATCAGCAACTCTCAA ATAAACTCCTCAATGTCTGTGTCTGGGTTACATGCTGTTAGCAGCTCTGATGATGTGAAACCCCCCTTTGGCTTGAAGTCCGTCAGTGGCTCTGGGCCAGTGCTGTCCCAGAAACGCATGTGCTCCATTTGTGGGGACCGCTCCTCGG GGAAGCATTATGGCGTGTACAGCTGCGAAGGCTGTAAGGGTTTCTTCAAGCGCACAGTCAGGAAGGACCTGAGCTACACCTGCAGGGATAACAAGGAGTGTCTGGTCGATAAACGTCAGCGCAATCGCTGCCAGTACTGCCGCTATCAGAAGTGCCTGGCCATGGGAATGAAAAGAGAGG CTGTTCAGGAAGAGCGTCAGAAGAATAAGGAGCGAGATGGAGACTATGAATTCAGCAGTGCAGCCAATGAGGAGATGCCTGTGGAGAAGATCCTGGAGGCCGAGACAGCTGTAGAGCATAGAACAGACCTGCACACTGATGCCACTGGTTCA GAAAGCATCTTTACTGCAGATTTAAACGCATCCAGTCAGAGTGAGTGTTTCATG TCCAATGATCCAGTCACTAACATCTGCCAGGCTGCAGACAAACAGCTGTTcactctggtggagtgggccaAGAGAATCCCTCACTTCTCTGAGCTGCCCCTGGATGACCAAGTCATTCTGCTCAGGGCTG GATGGAATGAGCTCTTGATCGCTGCCTTCTCTCATCGCTCCATCAGCGTGAAGGATGAGATTCTGTTGGCCACGGGTTTACATGTGCCCAGAGACAGCACTCACAACTTGGGAGTGGAGGCCTTTTTTGACAG GGAGAGTGCGCACAGTGCAGAGGTAGGAGCCTTATTCGACAG GGTGCTGACTGAGTTGGTCTGTAAGATGCGTGATATGCAAATGGACAAAACTGAACTTGGCTGTCTGCGTGCCATAGTTCTGTTTAACCCAg ATGCCAAAGGTCTGACTAGCAGCAGTGAGGTGGAGCTTCTCAGAGAGAAAGTGTACGCATCCCTGGAGGCCTATTGCAAGCAGAAGTATCCAGATCAGCAGGGGAG GTTTGCCAAGCTCCTTCTCCGGCTTCCTGCGTTGCGTTCCATTGGCCTTAAGTGTCTGGAGCACCTTTTCTTCTTTAAACTGATTGGAGACACCCCCATTGACACTTTCCTAATGGAGATGCTGGAGTCGCCCCACTAG
- the rxrbb gene encoding retinoic acid receptor RXR-beta-B isoform X2, with translation MNSLPPSTSSVSSPVSSVDSPLSAVSSSIGSPGTPSVGYGPISNSQINSSMSVSGLHAVSSSDDVKPPFGLKSVSGSGPVLSQKRMCSICGDRSSGKHYGVYSCEGCKGFFKRTVRKDLSYTCRDNKECLVDKRQRNRCQYCRYQKCLAMGMKREAVQEERQKNKERDGDYEFSSAANEEMPVEKILEAETAVEHRTDLHTDATGSSNDPVTNICQAADKQLFTLVEWAKRIPHFSELPLDDQVILLRAGWNELLIAAFSHRSISVKDEILLATGLHVPRDSTHNLGVEAFFDRESAHSAEVGALFDRVLTELVCKMRDMQMDKTELGCLRAIVLFNPDAKGLTSSSEVELLREKVYASLEAYCKQKYPDQQGRFAKLLLRLPALRSIGLKCLEHLFFFKLIGDTPIDTFLMEMLESPH, from the exons ATGAACTCCTTACCGCCCTCCACTTCTTCCGTCAGTAGCCCTGTCAGCTCAGTAGATTCGCCACTGTCAGCCGTCAGCTCGTCCATTGGCTCTCCCGGCACCCCATCTGTCGGCTATGGGCCCATCAGCAACTCTCAA ATAAACTCCTCAATGTCTGTGTCTGGGTTACATGCTGTTAGCAGCTCTGATGATGTGAAACCCCCCTTTGGCTTGAAGTCCGTCAGTGGCTCTGGGCCAGTGCTGTCCCAGAAACGCATGTGCTCCATTTGTGGGGACCGCTCCTCGG GGAAGCATTATGGCGTGTACAGCTGCGAAGGCTGTAAGGGTTTCTTCAAGCGCACAGTCAGGAAGGACCTGAGCTACACCTGCAGGGATAACAAGGAGTGTCTGGTCGATAAACGTCAGCGCAATCGCTGCCAGTACTGCCGCTATCAGAAGTGCCTGGCCATGGGAATGAAAAGAGAGG CTGTTCAGGAAGAGCGTCAGAAGAATAAGGAGCGAGATGGAGACTATGAATTCAGCAGTGCAGCCAATGAGGAGATGCCTGTGGAGAAGATCCTGGAGGCCGAGACAGCTGTAGAGCATAGAACAGACCTGCACACTGATGCCACTGGTTCA TCCAATGATCCAGTCACTAACATCTGCCAGGCTGCAGACAAACAGCTGTTcactctggtggagtgggccaAGAGAATCCCTCACTTCTCTGAGCTGCCCCTGGATGACCAAGTCATTCTGCTCAGGGCTG GATGGAATGAGCTCTTGATCGCTGCCTTCTCTCATCGCTCCATCAGCGTGAAGGATGAGATTCTGTTGGCCACGGGTTTACATGTGCCCAGAGACAGCACTCACAACTTGGGAGTGGAGGCCTTTTTTGACAG GGAGAGTGCGCACAGTGCAGAGGTAGGAGCCTTATTCGACAG GGTGCTGACTGAGTTGGTCTGTAAGATGCGTGATATGCAAATGGACAAAACTGAACTTGGCTGTCTGCGTGCCATAGTTCTGTTTAACCCAg ATGCCAAAGGTCTGACTAGCAGCAGTGAGGTGGAGCTTCTCAGAGAGAAAGTGTACGCATCCCTGGAGGCCTATTGCAAGCAGAAGTATCCAGATCAGCAGGGGAG GTTTGCCAAGCTCCTTCTCCGGCTTCCTGCGTTGCGTTCCATTGGCCTTAAGTGTCTGGAGCACCTTTTCTTCTTTAAACTGATTGGAGACACCCCCATTGACACTTTCCTAATGGAGATGCTGGAGTCGCCCCACTAG